The genomic segment CGCTTTTTCCTCTCATCGAGGGAGTTACTAGCATATATAGCACTAAAAAACCAAGTGGAAAGAGGGTTACTGACCTGAACAGTGACATGGATGCCCTAGGAGAAATGTTGATAGCATTGATGTTAATGTTTTCATCATTCCATATAATGGCTATGCCACCAGAGTGTCCAACTGGGTACTGGATTTTTTGGCAAAACCAAGCATTTCAGCTAGCTGATTGTGGTCACCCATATGGGTTTCCAAGAGAGCAATgataagaggtttgtggagatcAACCATGGCCTTGCAGTATCTTTTGAAGTCTGCCCTGTTAGCCCCCCTAGTGTTCCATATTATACAATTTATCATAAAAGGTTGGGGGGGTGGGTGCTCCATAGTGTGTCCTTTCCCTTTCCCTGAGTCGAGGTCCCCTCCTCTGGGGATTTTCTCTTTCTTAAGAAAGGTGATATTCTTGTCTTATAGAAATTCCCCGTCAAGGGAGATGGTGGAACTATTTCCAGGTCTATGAGATTTAGCTCTTGCGGTATAAGGATTATAGTCATCTCTTTTATGACATCATCGCATGTGAGATGAAGTGTCCTTCCAAAGGTTTCGACCTCTGTTCATGGAGTTTTCAGAGAAGCTAAGATGTTCTTCATTTCTTAATTGTTCTGTCTCAGGGCCTCAAGAGTTAGCTCCCTTTCTGTAACTTCCTGGGGAGTTACTGGTGAGGCCAAAGGCTGAGGTCTCAGAAGTAATTTGTCCTGAGTCAAATGGGTCAGTAGAACAAAGAGGGGGTCCCTCTCCAGTATTTAAGGTATTTTGGGAGGTAGAAAGGGTAGATATTGACCTTTTAGGGTCATTTCTACATTCAGCATTTCCTGGGACAGAGGTCCTAAATATTCTTGGTTGGTTAGCCTCAGGAGGGTAGTCAACCATATGTTCTGGCCCATATTCTGAAAGCCCTTATTTAAACCCTCCATCACTAGCTGCGCCAAGTAACAGGGGTTCTATATTATCAGTCTAAACTTGATCCCCTGACATTCCAAGTGAAGGGGGATTGGTTGATTCTCTAAGTCCATCTCGAGCCAAGAGGATGGGAGATGGTTCATTGGTAGTGGGGTCGTGGTGAAGGTGATTATGTTGGGGGTCCATTATTAGAAGTAAGCAAGGGAGTGTTAGGATGATTCGGACTATGAGTAATATGGCAATTAATGAGAGTGCTAGAAATATGGGGGTTTGTGTGGTTTGAAGGTTCTACCCCTATTTCTATCATATCGGAGTCAGTGATTTGACTTCGAGCCACCACAGAAGGGAGGGGTTTAAATCCCATAGAGGGAGGGTTAGTAGCATTCAGTGGGCATTCCAAATTTTGAGGTTTTTAGGTCTTAAAGTCTTTGACAAGACCGTTAAGACTGCAGGAGCCTCTATTTCCAAGGAAGGAGGCTTGTGGGCCGTACCCGAAGACCAATTGGGCTTAGGGACTCCcttagaaatatttttagtaaaatctacttttaaaaagcCCATATTTGGTTTCGAGGTACTGGTGTCATCCTTGTTGGGCCCTGGAGTAGTCAGGCCATTGTGGGGTGTTAAACGTAGCCCACCAGGGGAAGAATAGTGAATGGGCCTGGAGGTGAAAGGTCCAGGTCCTTTTCACTGGGGTAGGTTTTCACCGCTAATTGCCTTTCCCTTCTCGGTGGCGCTCCTATGAGTGTTAGAAAACTTACCTGGACTGGCTTCGCCGGCTCTAGCATGTGCATGATCCTTGGGATTGGCTCTTCTTTTGTTACGTTTGAAGGTAACCATTGTCCATTGGGCTTTCTATTTGATATTATCCCCCTTCATTTGGTGATTACCAGTCAAGTGATGATCAGGGGACGTCGTCAAAGTTGGACAAGCGCCTCTAGTGTGACCTAACTTCCCACAAGAGTTGCATAGAAATCCGTCTCTCTCATAGTAAAGAACTTGCTGATGATTCCCTATGTTGATCGAATGCTTGACCTAAGCATCCATTGGGATTTGCACACAGATCCGTGTATAATAACCCCGTAGAGTTGCTGAAGTACAAGCATCCACTTTTACTAGGGACCCGATCATCCGCCCAACCTTCTCCAAGATAATTGTATCGTAGAATTCGATTGGTAACTCGGGTAGTCTGACCCAAATTGCAGTAGTTAACACTCTGGAGTGATTGGGAATAAAGTTCGAAACCCAACTACGAATAAAAAGGTAGGCACCGTCTATGAACCACGGACTTTGTTGCAGCACTTTCCTTTGTAGATCTTCCCTATTAAACTTTGCAGTGTAGAAGTCTTTCCCAAGGTTAATAAGAGGAAACGGATCTGTAATTTTCCATAGATCGGCAAGTTTCTTCCGCAGGTGTTGGTGGTTGAATCTCCTACCTACTGCTTTCATGATAATTGTGTAGTACCATGGTTCGTATATCCATTCCTTGTCTTCCGTTGTTAATGAAACCACATCGCTTGAATCGTTAGGTTCAAACATGGGTGAATCCGTTAGTAGCTCCGGTAGAGAGCTTGTGACACTGAGGGTATGGGCCTTAAGGATGTCGTTGTAGGAGACAGGAGTGAGGTTAGCAGCATTGGAAACACCTTTGTTTGGTGGTTCCGGTGGAATCTGGGAATCCGGTGAACAATCTACCATGGTTTTGTCTATTCTTTTAGTTTTTGAAACTATTCTTGATACTTAGGTTGAGTGAACGCgtagatttttaatgaaggacaaaaagttcaaatcacttttccaaaagtcttcacacttttaatatattatagatatagatatagattatagattataaatatagattatagatatagatatagatatagattatagattatagattacagATATTCAAAAGAAAGTACAAACAACTCTTTGTGTTAATcaattagattaaaaaaatatttcaatcgaGATAGATTAATCAAAGTCCAACGTTTAAACATTTAATTTTACGCTAATGCGAAGttgtatattttaataatatatattaataatttatacAACTATATATCGGTATGATATTTGATATTTGGGTATGTTATTATAAATACTATATATCAGAtcaaataccaaaaaaattaaaatgcataTCTAATATCatattaaatatcataatacCCAAACTATGATATCCAAAAATTAGATTtattatgataattcagtatatacATACCACGCCACTCCTATTTCCAACTATAACCTTAGAGTTAACTATTGTACTTATTCGCGCTTCGCACGAAACTTTATATTTTCGAGTAATTGATTACGTTAGCTGACAATTATTTCAATAAGCAatgtataaaaagaaaaaaatacaaattaagtCGCGGTCTTGTAAGTTTtattgattataaattatttgattcttttttttatgtAGAAACGACTCAATCcgtaatataaataaataaaaatacatttagacacattagagtaagaaaaatacttgaattatgtttataaCATAGTTATGCATGCAATGCAGTGTTATTTATAacgtttttgggtacaagaatttgtatatatatgcaacaataacttcaacacaagttcaagtctaagacaagaacacttatgaagttctttaacaccttcaacacaagattacgaATAAtttatccaagaagtatgttaattttcagaaatgagaagaaacagaatttttaaggccaagtca from the Capsicum annuum cultivar UCD-10X-F1 chromosome 9, UCD10Xv1.1, whole genome shotgun sequence genome contains:
- the LOC124887068 gene encoding uncharacterized protein LOC124887068; translation: MVDCSPDSQIPPEPPNKGVSNAANLTPVSYNDILKAHTLSVTSSLPELLTDSPMFEPNDSSDVVSLTTEDKEWIYEPWYYTIIMKAVGRRFNHQHLRKKLADLWKITDPFPLINLGKDFYTAKFNREDLQRKVLQQSPWFIDGAYLFIRSWVSNFIPNHSRVLTTAIWVRLPELPIEFYDTIILEKVGRMIGSLVKVDACTSATLRGYYTRICVQIPMDA